AAACGAAGGGGATTTTAAATCTGGTTGAACAAGGAAACGAGATCATGATGTATCTTGTAGGCCTTGTCATGAAGTTTGCTCCGTATGGAACTTTTGGGTTGATCGCAACGGCTATCGGCAGCCAGGGACTTGACGCCATCAAGGCTATGGGTGTTTACATGTTAGTTGTTGTTCTTGCGTTGCTGATCCATGCATTATTGACCTATGGATCGACAGTGTACTTCATGGGGAAGATGAATCCTTTCAAGTTTTTCAAAGGATTCTCACCAGCAATGGGAGTGGCCTTCAGTACATCAAGCAGTAATGCAACACTGCCAATATCAATGGAAACAGCACAGAAAAATCTTGGTGTCCCTAAATCTGTCAGTAGCTTCGTGCAGCCGCTTGGAGCGACAATCAACATGGACGGCACGGCCATCATGCAGGGTGTAGCTACCATCTTCATAGCCCAAGTATACGGTGTAGACCTGACAATGGCGGAACTGCTGACGGTTGTATTGACAGCTGTCCTTGCGAGTATCGGGACTGCAGGTGTTCCAGGTGTGGGCCTGATCATGCTGGCAATGGTTCTACAGTCTGTTGGCCTGCCTGTTGAAGGAATCGGCCTGATTCTAGGCATCGACCGTTTACTCGATATGGCCCGTACTGCTGTCAATATTACAGGAGATGCGGCTTGTGCAGTCATCGTTGCTGAGTCTGAAAAAAAACATGCATTGCTTCCGGAGAAGAGCAAGGTAAGAAAAGTAGCGGAAGACCGGTCGCTTGAATCTTTTAAATAAAGAAGTAAAGACCCCGCCAATTCAGGCGGGGTCTCATTATTCTGATAGATATTTTAGATTTCGATCCTTGTTAAAGGCAGAAGCATGATGAAAGACGTTTTGTCCGGTTCTGATGAACAGGCAAGTATGCCTTTATGCTTTTCGATGATTTCCCGGCAGACGAACAATCCAAGTCCGGTACCAAGTGTCTTGGTTGTAACGAAAGGCTCAAAAATCGTCTTTAACAAATGGTCAGGAATGACTGGCCCATTATTTGAAATTTCTATTTTGATATGGGTATCATTCACGAAAAATCCTTTGATTTCGATTTTCGGATCATCACGATACTGGCTCAATACATCAATTGCATTGAAGATGATGTTGATCAGGACTTGCCTGATTTCATCCGCATAGCCGTACAACTCCATATCTTCGGCTACTTCCTTGATGATCCGGACATTCGTGTCAAGAATGCTGGGATAAAGGAAGTTTAGAACTTCATCAATCATCTTATTCAGTGAGAAAACAGTCTTTTCTTTTCCAATCAACTCTTTTTTTGACAGCAACAGGAATTGGGAAATCCGGAAATTCAGTTGTTCAAGTTCGCTTGAGATGATATCGAGATACTTCATATCTTGATGTTCAGATCTCAGGAGCTGGATGAAGCCCTGAATCGAAGTTAATGGATTGCGGAATTCATGGATGAAGCTAGACGTCATTTGGCCGAGAAGCGTCAGTCTGTCTTTATGTGTAGAATCAATGAACTGGTTCTTTTCCTCGATGATCTTATTTTTCTGTTCATTATAATAAGATACAGCGTAATACAAAAAGGTATCAAAACAGTAATTGATCCGGTTGATGGCCTCTTGCATTTCAGTCCATTCCATATTCAATTTATGGAGATGTTTGTATACCACGGAGCGTCCGGAATTGACATTATAGACAAAATCGCCAATGTTAATGTCTGCCCGTACCCGTTCCTCTCCGACTATAAAAGCAAGCTCTTGGATATGCTCTTCCAATTCTTCGTTTGTCTTAGAAAAAACCGAGAGAATGACTTCATACATTCTCTCTGCGTTCTTACTTATTTTTTCTTTATATGGATCATCTTCTGAAACGATTATATTATCGGTCCAGTCGGCTATCAGATTTTCTTTTTCACTAGTCAGGAAGCTAAGCAATCGGTTATCCGTAATTGGCAGCATTTCATTAAGTCCCCCAGTTTTTCATTTCGGTATTAAAGATTCGAGGAAAAAACCGAAATCCCTTTGTCGAATAATAAGAACATCCGCAGAAATGAGTCGAATAGCTAAAAATGTGACAAAAGACCGATATTTTTAGCAATACTGGCTGAGTTTTGTCAAATCTGTTCGACATCGACTGAAAAGTTTAAGCTATGACTTGTGATAATATATTTAAAGTAGTATATTCATAGTGTAGAAACTAAATAATAACCACAAGGGGAGCTGCCTAGTGCAGCTGAGAGTGAGCGGCCGAGTTCTTACCCTTTGAACCTGTTAGTTAATGCTAGCGAAGGAATGTGGATGCGATAGGAAAGCAATCTTGGGAATCCTATATCGATCCCTGATTGCTTTTTTTGTTTCTGAAGCAGAAAAGGCGTGTTAGAAACGGACCTCATTCTGAAAAGAAGGAGGAACTAAACATGAAACAAAAACAAACTCTCTTTTTAGTGGAAATTGCCGTATTTTCCGCACTGGCTTATTTGCTGGATTTATTTTCTGGATTCTTATTCTCAAGAATCTGGCCGCAGGGCGGTTCCGTATCGATTGCGATGGTGCCCGTATTCCTGATGGCGTTCCGCTGGGGGATCAAGGGCGGTGCAATCACTGGACTGCTGCTGGGACTATTGCAATTCATCCTCGGCTTTTCGCAGATATACCATCCTGTTCAGGGCTTCATCGACTATGTGGTTGCCTTCACTATTCTCGGAGCTGCCGGCATTTTTGCAAGGCAAATCAAAGAGAATATCCAGAATGGAGAAAAGAAAAAGTGGATTGGTTTCATCATCGCTGGGACTTTCATTGGAAGTCTTCTCCGCTTTGTCGCACACTTCTTTTCCGGGTGGATCTTTTTTGGAGTATGGGCGCCAGAGGGACAGCCAGCGTGGCTTTATTCCATTATCTATAATGGAACATACATGATCCCTAGCATGATCTTAAGTGCCATCATCATTATACTTGTCATCGGATATGCACCATCGAGGATGGTGAAGTCTGCACCTGTTAGCAATAGATTATGATAAAGATGGGAGCTGATTATTTCAGCTTCCTCTTTTATATTCAACCATATACCCTGATAGGTATATAATGAGAATGAAGTAACTATAGAGAAAAATATTGTCAATTATATGGAGTTTGCTTGGAATGCAGAGTTAAAATCCCTATATAGTGACTTAAGTCACAGTGAAAGTTGTTCTGAACTGGTTAAATAAAGATAATCATTCTCATTTAGATAAAGTTGTGAAATGGAATCCAACTAAATTGCATAAAAACTATTAAACAAAAAAGGTGATGGCTATGCTGGGAAAATTAAAGACTGGTGAAAAAGGCCGGATCATGAATATAGCTAGTGCTGATAAATTTGTCAGAAGAAGATTGCTTGATTTGGGGATAGCGGAGGGATCGGAAGTGTGCGTGAAATGCATCCTGCCTTTTGGAGGACCTGTGATGGTTGAATCCTGCGGGCAGTGCATCGGCATCCGCCGCAAGGAAGCGCTAAGGATTGAAGTGGAGCGAGTATGATGAACATTGCGCTTATTGGCAACCCGAACACGGGGAAAACATCATTGTTTAATAACTTAACAGGTTCCTATGAATATGTAGGAAATTGGAGCGGGGTAACGGTCGAAAAAAAAGTCGGCCTCTTTAAAAATGGCAAGGATCAGCTTATTGATCTTCCGGGAGTTTATACGTTAAATCCACTATCCAAAGATGAAGGGGTCGTAACGAACTTTTTCTTGAACGAACCATTTGAGAAACTCCTGAATATCCTGGATGCTTCGCAGTTAAGGAGAAATCTCCACCTTACTATGCAGCTATTGGATTACGGAGCACCAGTCATAATCGGCTTAAATATGCTCGACGTTGCAAAAAACAGGGGTATTCAAATAGATACTCACAAATTGTCGGAATCATTGGGTGTAGCAGTAGCTCCAGTGGTTGCAAGGACAGGCAAGGGTTGTAATGAACTTGCGGAGCTAGTGACAGGCGAAGCCGTAGGCACCGGGAAGCCGAACCTCGTTTATTATGGAAAAGGTATTGAAGCGGGTATTCTTGAGCTTGAGAACTTATTGGCCGGAAAGACTCAACACCCGATTCGCTGGCTTGCGCTTCAGTTGTTTGAAGGAAATCCATATGTGAGAAACTATCTGGCAACAATTTTGCACCAGGATGAAATTGACGAATTGATCAACCAGGTTTCTGTTGCCGAACAGAAAAATACCGGCAGCAGACAAGCACTTGACCAGGTAATCCACCGGAAGCGCAGTGAAGCAATCGATAAAATAGTATCTGCAGCAACAACAAGAACGGGTGATAATAAGATTCCATTGACTGAGAAGGTTGACATGATTGTCACGAATAAATTCCTGGGCATCCCTATTTTTCTTATCTTGATGTACATGATGTTCATGCTTACCTTTGACTGGCTTGGTTTCCCGCTGTCTGACGCATTGGATTCATTTCTGTCCGGACCAGTAACAACTGGGATCACGGCGGCACTGGCCGCAGCCGGTGCTTCATCATTCATCAAAGATCTGGTCCTTGACGGAATTGTAGCAGGGGTAGGGGGAGTCCTCGTCTTCGTGCCGCAAATCTTCATTTTGTTCTTTTTCATATCCTTACTGGAGGATTCGGGTTATATGGCCCGTGTCGCTCTGGTCATGGACCGCTTAATGGAATCGGTCGGCTTGAATGGGAAGGCATTCATCCCGATGATGATCGGATTTGGCTGTAATGTGCCGGGCATCATGGCAGCAAGGACGATTGAGACGCCAAAGGAAAGGCTGATGACCATCCTGTTGACGCCGCTCATGTCATGTTCTGCACGGCTTCCAGTTTACGCTTTGTTTGTCGGGGCGTTTTTTCTGGAACATAAAGCAGCTGTTGTTTTAAGTTTGTATGTTTTAGGAGTAGTGATTGCGCTTATTCTGGCAAAGGTATTCTCTGAGACGCTTTTGAAAGGCGAAACTTCTGTATTCGTCATTGAACTTCCGCCATACAGGCTTCCTCAGGCGAGGGCGCTTTGGAGAAGCACATGGGATAAGGGAAAGGGATTCGTGAAGAAGGCAGGAACCTTCATTTTTGCCGGATCCGTCCTGATCTGGCTGCTTGCCTACGCAGGTCCGGAAGGCGTGAATGTCAGCATGGATGACAGCTATCTGGCGCTGCTTGGAGGCATTTTCGCACCGTTGTTTGCTCCTATTGGCTTTGGAACATGGCAGGCGAGTGCATCCTTATTCACTGGGTTCCTGGCGAAAGAATCAATCATTTCAACGATGAACATCATTTACTTCGTCCCGGATGAAGCAAGTCTGCAAGGTTTGCTTGCTGCTCATTACACACCTTTGGCCGCATACAGCTTCATGGTCTTTATCCTGCTATACATTCCTTGTCTGGCAACTACTGCAACGATTTACAAAGAAACGGGTTCAAAACGCTGGACCTCGTTTTCAATCATTTATGCCCTGGTTATCGCATATCTGTTATCTCTGGCCATTTATCAAGGCGGCATGCTCTTTGGATTTAGCTAAGCAGGGAAGGAGGAAGGTTTCATGATTGCAAACATCTTAATAGGTGGAGCCATATTCGGATATGCCGGCTGGGCCTTCTACCGATTCATCAAGAAATCCAAGGAAGGTAAATGCGCTGCCTGCTCCATCAAAAACTCCTGCTCAAGCAACTGCAGCGTCATGGAGGAAAAACAGGTCAAATAAATCAAAAGGAGTGCAGTTTACTCAGCTGCATTCCTTTTTTTCTTTATGAAATAATATACCTGATTCAAATTTACATAGCGGAAAATAAAAAATATTTTTAATTCAAACTTATTTGGTGTAAAATTACACTAAAAGCAATTCAAAGGGATGAAGTGGATGACAAGGGATGAAATCATAAGCAGGGTATCGGAAAAAGTTAGGGTACTTCGGGCAGAAGTTGGTTATACACAGGATAAAATGGCTGATATCATTGGAATTTCCAAAAAGACGTTAGTCCAGATTGAAAAGGGCAGGGCTCAAGCCGGCTGGTCGACAGTCGTGGCGATAGCTGCCCTGTTCAGGGAAACAGAGACCATTCGGTTTTTGTTCGGAAATGAACCACTGGAAGTCCTTGAGACGATTGCCCATGAAGGCACAGATTACCGAAAAGAAAAAACATTGGGCGGTAAAGTCTGGTGGCGTGAAGTAACAAGGATTGGAGGATTCGTCATGCAGCAAAACATCCTTAGCCAGCATTACAGGATTCTGGATCAAGATGATTTCCGGATCTTCAGCAGCTTTGAAGAAAAGGAAACGATGGAGCGTTTAAAAGAAATTGCAGCTGAAGCAATGAACGGATAAATCAAGAGGACCGAAATGAAAAAGCAGCCAGAGGGCTGCTTTTAATTTTTATTTCGCGATAAGCACATGGCAATGAGCGTTATTGGCTATTTTTTGACTTGCTCCACCAAGAAGCTTGCGCTTGATTCCCTCATTTCCGGACTGGCCGATGATAATCAAATCAGCATTCACGCTATTGGCGTAATCCACGATACTCTCGGATGGACTTCCTTCAAGGATAGAGTATTCAGTGTCGATGTTCAGTGCATCCAGTTCCGCCTTTGCGTTGTTGAAGGCTTGTTCGGAGCTGTGGGTTATGATGGAATGCTCGGATTTTTTTAGTGCTCCCTGTTCCATAGCCAGTGGAGGGACCTGGATACCATCAGCAGGAAAATTGTTGATCGGCAGATGCTCAATAGGACGCTCATTCGACTCAACCAATTCGCTTTTTACCTTCTCTTCAAAAACATGGCCAACAAACAACTTGACGCCCTCTCTATCAGCAGTGAATTCCTTTGCCAGTTGCAAAGCTTTATTGCCTCCCTCAGAATCATCGTAAGCGAGTACTACATTTTTTATTCCAGCCATATAGATCAACCTCCAAGATTAGAACTTCTTATAGTTCAATACCCACTTTTAAAATAGAACTAACTCATCTAATAATTTCCAGAT
The window above is part of the Mesobacillus jeotgali genome. Proteins encoded here:
- a CDS encoding dicarboxylate/amino acid:cation symporter, translating into MKLTTKILIGLGLGAMTGLILNIFSPELFTILDKFLFTPLGKIFINLISMLVVPIVLFSIILGTAGLGDPKKLGRLGFKTVSYFLSTTAIAIIIGLALAHLIKPGLMGQFDTSGAEFKAEKAPPVSETFLNLIPANPFEALTTGNMLQVIVFALFIGIALTALGDKTKGILNLVEQGNEIMMYLVGLVMKFAPYGTFGLIATAIGSQGLDAIKAMGVYMLVVVLALLIHALLTYGSTVYFMGKMNPFKFFKGFSPAMGVAFSTSSSNATLPISMETAQKNLGVPKSVSSFVQPLGATINMDGTAIMQGVATIFIAQVYGVDLTMAELLTVVLTAVLASIGTAGVPGVGLIMLAMVLQSVGLPVEGIGLILGIDRLLDMARTAVNITGDAACAVIVAESEKKHALLPEKSKVRKVAEDRSLESFK
- a CDS encoding histidine kinase N-terminal domain-containing protein; the protein is MLPITDNRLLSFLTSEKENLIADWTDNIIVSEDDPYKEKISKNAERMYEVILSVFSKTNEELEEHIQELAFIVGEERVRADINIGDFVYNVNSGRSVVYKHLHKLNMEWTEMQEAINRINYCFDTFLYYAVSYYNEQKNKIIEEKNQFIDSTHKDRLTLLGQMTSSFIHEFRNPLTSIQGFIQLLRSEHQDMKYLDIISSELEQLNFRISQFLLLSKKELIGKEKTVFSLNKMIDEVLNFLYPSILDTNVRIIKEVAEDMELYGYADEIRQVLINIIFNAIDVLSQYRDDPKIEIKGFFVNDTHIKIEISNNGPVIPDHLLKTIFEPFVTTKTLGTGLGLFVCREIIEKHKGILACSSEPDKTSFIMLLPLTRIEI
- the thiT gene encoding energy-coupled thiamine transporter ThiT, with protein sequence MKQKQTLFLVEIAVFSALAYLLDLFSGFLFSRIWPQGGSVSIAMVPVFLMAFRWGIKGGAITGLLLGLLQFILGFSQIYHPVQGFIDYVVAFTILGAAGIFARQIKENIQNGEKKKWIGFIIAGTFIGSLLRFVAHFFSGWIFFGVWAPEGQPAWLYSIIYNGTYMIPSMILSAIIIILVIGYAPSRMVKSAPVSNRL
- a CDS encoding FeoA family protein codes for the protein MLGKLKTGEKGRIMNIASADKFVRRRLLDLGIAEGSEVCVKCILPFGGPVMVESCGQCIGIRRKEALRIEVERV
- the feoB gene encoding ferrous iron transport protein B, translating into MNIALIGNPNTGKTSLFNNLTGSYEYVGNWSGVTVEKKVGLFKNGKDQLIDLPGVYTLNPLSKDEGVVTNFFLNEPFEKLLNILDASQLRRNLHLTMQLLDYGAPVIIGLNMLDVAKNRGIQIDTHKLSESLGVAVAPVVARTGKGCNELAELVTGEAVGTGKPNLVYYGKGIEAGILELENLLAGKTQHPIRWLALQLFEGNPYVRNYLATILHQDEIDELINQVSVAEQKNTGSRQALDQVIHRKRSEAIDKIVSAATTRTGDNKIPLTEKVDMIVTNKFLGIPIFLILMYMMFMLTFDWLGFPLSDALDSFLSGPVTTGITAALAAAGASSFIKDLVLDGIVAGVGGVLVFVPQIFILFFFISLLEDSGYMARVALVMDRLMESVGLNGKAFIPMMIGFGCNVPGIMAARTIETPKERLMTILLTPLMSCSARLPVYALFVGAFFLEHKAAVVLSLYVLGVVIALILAKVFSETLLKGETSVFVIELPPYRLPQARALWRSTWDKGKGFVKKAGTFIFAGSVLIWLLAYAGPEGVNVSMDDSYLALLGGIFAPLFAPIGFGTWQASASLFTGFLAKESIISTMNIIYFVPDEASLQGLLAAHYTPLAAYSFMVFILLYIPCLATTATIYKETGSKRWTSFSIIYALVIAYLLSLAIYQGGMLFGFS
- a CDS encoding FeoB-associated Cys-rich membrane protein → MIANILIGGAIFGYAGWAFYRFIKKSKEGKCAACSIKNSCSSNCSVMEEKQVK
- a CDS encoding helix-turn-helix domain-containing protein translates to MTRDEIISRVSEKVRVLRAEVGYTQDKMADIIGISKKTLVQIEKGRAQAGWSTVVAIAALFRETETIRFLFGNEPLEVLETIAHEGTDYRKEKTLGGKVWWREVTRIGGFVMQQNILSQHYRILDQDDFRIFSSFEEKETMERLKEIAAEAMNG
- a CDS encoding universal stress protein, coding for MAGIKNVVLAYDDSEGGNKALQLAKEFTADREGVKLFVGHVFEEKVKSELVESNERPIEHLPINNFPADGIQVPPLAMEQGALKKSEHSIITHSSEQAFNNAKAELDALNIDTEYSILEGSPSESIVDYANSVNADLIIIGQSGNEGIKRKLLGGASQKIANNAHCHVLIAK